The Magnetococcus marinus MC-1 genome contains the following window.
CGGATCAGCATCTCTTCAGGCATCTCTTTTTTATTCCTCAATTTAAGCAAGGGCAGTAGGGCAAAAACCCGTACTTTACTCTCTGCCTCCAACTCATCCGGGGTTTTGAAGGTGTGATCCATAAATTCCAGCAAAAAGGCCAGCGCCATGCCCAATAGTGCCCCAATTAACACCGCTTTTAAGATCTTGAATTTACGCGAAGGCTGAAAACTGCGGCCAGGGACTTGCGCCTCCTCCACAATGCGGGCGTTGGCGGTCTGCATCCCCTCGCTTACATCGGTCTCTTTAAAACGCCGTAAAAACAGATCATAAAGCTGCCGGTTGGCGGCGACCTCCCGCTCTAATTTATTGAGCTGGAAGGTTTTTTTCTTATTGGAACGCATGCCTGACTTCATAGAGTCCAGCTTGCTCAACAGGGCGTTCTCTTCACGCTCTAAGGTACGATACTGCTGCTCCTGGGCAGAAATCGCATGAATGACCTCTTCGGCCACCTTTTTGTGGATCTGCTCTAACTCATTACGGGTACGGATAATACGCGGATGTTTGGCACCATAACGTTCGGTTAACTCCGCCATACTGCGCTCGACGCGATTTTGCTCCCGTTTGAGATCTTGATACACATCTGAGCCATCAATATTGACCTCATGCAGTCGGCCAGCATAGCGGCGGATAGCGGCTTGCGTCTCTGCGAGTTTGGCTTGGGCAATACGCTTACGGCTGCTCACCTGCATCTGTTCAGCCTGCACGGTCTCAATCTGCTGCATGGAAGAGCGCTGCTGTTCATCTTCCGTCCCCACCAAACCGGTTACTTCTTGATAGAGTTGCAGCTCACGTTCCGACTTCTCCAGCTGTTCACGCAGCCCCTCTAGCCGTTTGGTGAGCCAGTTGGCCGCATGCTGGGTAATCTGTAAACGCGACTCTAACTGTTGATCAATATAGGTGCGGATGATGCTGTTGGCGATGCGGGCCGCCAATTTGGGATTGGTTGAGACAAAAGAGACCTCTATGAGCTGGCTGCGCCCAACCAAGGCAGTCTGAATGCCCGCCTTGACCGCTGAGATAATGCCATTGAGCTCTGCCTCGCTCAAAGGCTGATTGCGCATGGCGCGATCTACCGCGGCATTCTCTTGTGTGCCAATATTAACGGGCAGATAGGTGCGCCATGCCTTGGGAATCCAGCGGGCTAAAATCGACTCCTGTTCGGGTTCACGCAGTCGGCTATTAAACTCTGGGGTTAGGTCCAAACGTTCGCGTTCAACCACCTCAGCGGCCAATTTGCGGCTTTGAATCAGCTGTAATTGGGTTGCAAAATAGTCTCGCCCGGAAGAGTCCACCCCATAGAGATCCTCAATGGAAATCAGTTTAGAGCTCTTTTGCTCCAACAGTAGGGTGGCCGTGGCGCGATAACGCGGGGCCTCAGAATAGATATTCATCACCATAGGCAGTGCCACGATGAGGGTCACAAATAAAATTTGCCATTTACGCCGTAGAAAAATAGAGAGCAGCCGACCAAAGCTCAGCACATTCTCTTCATTTTCTGGCTGGCTATTTGGCATGCCCGGTAATCCGGACGCTCCAAGCAAGGGTAATTCAGGACGCATCGCAGCAGGACGTTCTCTATCTTTCATAGCTTTCGCTCAAACCATCACGCTAGAATGGAGCACCAATCACTGGAGCTTAAAGGGAATGACACCTACAAAAACAAAGAGGTAGACTATCTCTTCCCGTTGATTATTGCATAGAGACCAGACAGGATGCACAAGTTATCTTTGGCTCCACCACGATGTGGCCATGACCATCCACCAACATCCTTAGCCCCCCCTCTTTCAGACCATCTTGACCAACGGGCGGGCACAGCAAGCCATCGACGAGACAAAAAAGATAATGCAAAAAACATGCTCAGCTGCCCTTGCCCCCTACCAGCCATACGCTGCACCCCCCACCACCACGGACCATCAAGGCGCCCCCTGTAAAGAAGCCTCGGTTTAGCCTTGGGGTAGGGCCAACACACCCTCGTCAAGCAATGCAGCAAAATGGGGAATAAGGCTCAGCTTACCATCCATCCCCTCCAGGGATGCAGGGATTTGCTTGGCCAACAATAAGGTTTTCACCCCCGCAGCCAGGGCCGCCGTTGCCCCCTGCACACTATCTTCCACCGCCAAACAGTGTTGGGGCACCGCCCCGCTCAGGGCCAACGCCCGCAGATAGGGTTCCGCATGGGGTTTGCCATGCTGGACATCATCCCCCCCCACCACCCCCGCAATCCAACCGCTCAGGCCGACCTGTTGCAACCACGCCAAAGCGTGCGACCGACTGCTGGAAGTCACCACCCACACCTGCCAGCCCGCTTGGTTGGCCCGCTGCAACACCTGCTCCGCACCGTCGGCGGCTAAAATCTGTTGTGGAGCCTCTTTTAACAGGTCGCTATAGCGCTGTTGCAGCGCTTCTACCGATCCGGGCAGTCCATAGGTCTGTTGCAGTATGGCGCAGATTTCCCGCAAGGGTGGACCATTGAGGCGTTGAAACTCCGTCTCACAACCCTGCACCCCAAAGTGGGCCAAAAAAGCCCCATAGATAGCACGCATAACTGGCAGACTGTCGGCCAGTGTACCATCCAAGTCCAAGCAGAGCGCCGGTTGTGCCATTACCCCCAATCCCCGAGCTGCACGCCCTGCCCTGCTGGGATGGCACGCTGGGCAATCCGGCCCTGCATCTGCTCCAATAGCCGGGGATGCACCCCCAGCGGCTGCTGTCCTGGGCGCAAAATGGCGATATTATGCCCCTCTAACAGGGCTTCTCCTGGGGCGATATCCTGCAAGGCCTGCACCCCGCGTCGGGCAAAGGCGGCCAGCTCCTGCTCCTGAGGTTGCACCTGTTTAATGCCATCCCCCCGCACCTCTTCGGCCTCACGAATGCGACGCACCATCTGGGTTAACTCGTCTGCGGTAATGGCAAAACTATGATCGGGACCCGGCAGGGCATTGTGCAGGGTATAGTGTTTTTCAATACAACGCGCCCCCTGGGCCACCGCCGCCACCGGGGCGGTGATGGGGTCGCGGCTATGATCGGAGAGCCCCACACTGACCCCATAACGCCGCTGTAACCAAGGCAGCACCGCACTGTTAACCGTGGCCAAGGGGGCCGGATATTTTGCGGTACATTGCAGCAGACAAAGATCACGCCCCCCCTGGCTATGGTAGCGTTCCACCGCCCAGGCAATATCCTCTGCACGAGAGGCCCCCGTAGAGAGCAATAGGGGCTTGCCAGAGTTGGCCGCCAGATCCAACAGCCGCAGATGGCTGATTTCGTACGAAGCGATTTTATGCAGGGGCACCCAGGGGTCAATCGCTTGAAAATCCTCAACAGAAAAACCGGTTGAGAGAAATTGAATGCCCGCTTTTTTACAATACCCGGCCAGATCCTCTATCATGCTATAGGGCATGGCCAGATCGGCAAAAATATCGCGAATATCCTGTTTAATGCCCGACTCGGCCAAGTAGTTGGATTGACCCGCGTTGGCCACATAGACCTTTTCTGGGCGATAGGTTTGAAATTTAACGGCATCGGCCCCGCTGACCACGGCGGCATCAATAAGCGCCTTACCCATGGCCAGATCCCGCGCTGGATGCCCCATACGCCAATTGGAACCGGCCTCGGCAATAATATAAACCCCCTGCTGCCGCCAAAATGGGCTGGTTAAATCCTCCACAAAGCGAAAGATGGCGACCCGCTCTCCGGTATCGGCGACGGTTTTGCTGCTCTCCCCCAAAAAACGATAACCTGCTTTTTCAAAGACCCGTGCCGAGACCCCATTGTTGGCTCGCACCTCGGCCACCACGCTGTCGATGCCCAACCCTTTAAGATGGCGCGAGGCCGCCCGCAGAATGGGCACCGCCAACCCCTGCCCACGCCACTGGGGCGCTACATTGATCGAGATATCCACACAACGCCCACCTAGACCCAACGGGTGCTGCGGGGTGTGGGTAAAGCGCAAAAAAGCCACCCGCTGCCCCTGCCACAGCGCAAACAGCGGGGAGACCGTTTCATCAAAATAGCGATCCCGATATTCGGGCCAAAAGTGCGCCCACTGCTTGGGCGCTTGGTGATAGGAGGCCGCCAAAGTGGTGGCATCGTTCCGCCAAGCCATGACCAACTGCCCATGGCTCTCCACAGGCAGTGAAACCTCAAACGAAATAGCGTCGGTTGTCGGAACGGCTCTCTGCACGGCATACTCTCTAATTGTTGAAGCTCAAGGCAAACATCAAGAGGGTGCAGGCCTGGTAATGCGCACCCATCTCTGAGCATAAAACCGCTTACCCAGGCGTGATTTTCGCTGACGCAGGTGGGTTTATTCCATCCGCGCCGCTATGGTAGCATAGCCCTTCTAGCAGGGACAAGCGCGGCCCCCACCGGTTGGCTTGATCTGCAAACCCCACGTTTGCGGCCACGACATCCGCGACTTACCACAGATTATCAGCCTATGTACGAAAGAGCGCCGTATGGCCCCAAGCTTTACCACCACCTCTTTTAGCAAGCCCCCGGCGCTGGTGCTGGGGCCTGACTATTGTTGCCCCCCCGCCCTGCAACAACCGGTGGATGCCCTATGGGCAGAGCAAAAGCAGCAACGGGGCGAGCGCCTAACCGATGGCACCCTCTACCATCTGGCGGAAATCGCTCCGCATCAGCTTATTCTGCAAAGCACCCGCTACCGCTACTATGTCGCCCGCTTAGAGCGGCCCCACTGGGTTGAAGAGGGACTCACCATCCAGCCTCTCGCGGTGACGGGTCTGCTGAGCTGCGCCGATGGGATTGTGTTGGGGCAGCGCGGCGGGCAGGTTATCACCAATCCCGGCTACTGGGAGCTCTCCCCGGCGGGCGGTCTGAACCAAGCCGACCCCATCGCGGTCCTCTACGAGGAGCTGCACGAAGAGTTGGGTTTATCCCCCGCCATGTGTGATGAACCGCAATTGATCGGCCTGTTGGGCAATCCAGACAACGGCGTGCATGACCTGCTCTATCGGCTGCACACCCCCCTGCCTGGGCAGGCCATTCGCACCCATCAACAGCAACAGGGCAGTGATGAATATGGGGCATTGCGGATTCTTGCCCCCACCGATTTACCCCGCTTTCTCCAACAAAACCGGCAACAACTGGTACCCGAACTGCTGCCCATGCTCCAATTGGCGAAGCTGCTACCAGGGGACTTTGTGCTTTAAGCGGGTTGTTGCACAACCCTCTTTGTCAACCGGGCATGCTTTCCGCTATACTGCGTGGCAATCCAGACCAAAGGTGTTGGTCCGACCGTCCATTTGCCAAAGGGGTGCCCAACCAAGCCGCCCCTGATCTTTCTCCACCCGGAAAAGATCCCTGTTGATAGAGTGAGCCCATAACGATGCCAAATCCCATCATTCGCCCCTTTGACCATGATATTGATCTTAACGGCCAATCCATCTTGGTCACGGGCGGCACCGGCTCCTTTGGGCGCCATTTTATCAAGCATGTGTTGCAACACTTCAAACCCAAGCGCTTGATCATCTACTCCCGCGATGAGCTCAAGCAGTATGAGATGCAAACCGATCCCGCCTTTATGGGCCATAAATGCCTGCGCTTTTTTATTGGCGATGTGCGGGATCGTGCCCGTCTGGAAAGCGCCCTGCGCGAAGTGGATTATGTTATCCACGCCGCCGCCCTTAAACAGGTGCCCACCGCCGAATATAACCCCATGGAGTGCATCCATACCAATGTCATGGGGGCAGAAAATGTGGTGCAAGCCTCGTTAGCCAACGGCATCAAGCGGGTTATTGCACTCTCCACCGACAAGGCCGCCAACCCCATCAATCTGTATGGGGCCAGCAAACTCGCCTCGGACAAAATTTTTGTGGCCGCCAACCATTTGAGTGGCAGCATTGGCACCCGTTTTTCGGTGGTGCGCTATGGCAACGTGGTGGGTTCCCGTGGTTCGGTGGTGCCGCTGTTTCAGCGGTTGGTGGCGGAGGGCGTGACCGAACTGCCCATTACCGACATCCGCATGACCCGCTTCTGGATCACCCTGGAGCAGGGGGTTAATTTTGTGCTCTCCAGTCTGGCCATCATGCGCGGGGGTGAGGTGTTCATCCCCAAAATCCCCAGCATGCGGGTGGTGGATTTGGCCACCGCCTTAGCCCCCAACACCCCCCACAAGGTGGTGGGCATTCGCCCTGGCGAAAAGCTGCATGAGGTGATGATTACCGAAGATGATGCCCGTAACACCGTGGACCTCGATGATCGCTATGTTATCGAACCCACCGTAGTCGAGTGGTCCCGCCGCTCTTTTCTACTGGATGACGGGAAGCCGGTGGATGAAGCCTTTAGCTATACCAGCGATAGCAACACAGAGTGGCTCGACCGTGAAAATCTCTTCACCATGTTGGCACAGAGCGGCAAATGAACCCAGAGCGCCCCTTTCTTCCTTACGGTCGGCAAACCATTGAGGCGGATGATGTTGAAGCCGTAAGCCAAGTGCTTCTCGGGGATTGGCTCACCGGTGGTCCCAGCGTGACCGCTTTTGAGCAAGCCCTCGCCGCGCAGGTTGAAGCCCCCCATGCCGTGGCGTGTGCCAATGGCACGGCTGCCCTCCATTTGGCCATGCTGGCCCTAGGCATTGGCCCGGGGGATGCGGTGATTGTGCCCACCCTCACCTTTTTAGCCACCGCCAATGCCGCACGTTTTGTCGGGGCCGAGGTGATTTTTGCGGATGTGGATCCCCATACGGGTTTGCTGGGGGATGCCACCTTTGCCCAAGCGCTTCAACGGGCAGGGGAGCGCCCGGTACGGGCGGTTATACCGGTCCACCTTAACGGCCAACTCTGCCCAGAGTTGGCGCAGATCGCCCAACGGGCCAAAGCCCTTGGCATTGCGGTGGTCGAGGATGCCTGTCACGCCCTGGGCAGTCGTCACCATGGGCCACAGGGCTATCTGGCGGGGGCGTGCCGCCATTCGGAGATGACGGTTTTCTCGTTTCATCCCGTTAAAACCATTGCCATGGGTGAAGGGGGGGCCATCACCACCCACAACCCACAACTGGCGGAGCGGCTGCAATCCTACCGCAACCATGGCATGAGCCGAGATCCAGAGCACTTTACCCAACCCCATGAAGCGCGGGATGCCCAAGGTGAGCTCAACCCTTGGTACTATGAAATGACGGAACCCGGCTTTAACTACCGAGCCAGTGACCTGCATTGCGCCTTGGGGTTAAGCCAACTGCACAAGCTTGGGCGTTTTGTCGCCGCCCGTCAGCAACTGGCCACCCTCTACCACCATAAATTGGCGGCGCTGGCCCCCATCCTCACCCCGATTCCAATGGTTGAGGGGGCAGATCCCGCTCTGCACCTGTTTGCGGTGTGGATTGATTTTGAGCAATTGGGTATGAGCCGTGGGGCGCTCATGCAAGCCCTTAAAGCCAAGGGCATTGGCACCCAGGTTCACTATCTGCCGGTGCATCGTCAACCCTATTATCGGCGGTTGGGCAGCATTGACCTGCCCGGTGCGGATGCCTATTACCAGGGCTGCCTCTCTCTACCCTTCTACCCCAGCTTGCAGGAGGGCGACCTAGATCGGGTGGTGCAAGCGTTGGCGGAACTCTGGCCCTGACACCCCGTCGAGAGCCTCCCGAACAGAGGCCCCATCAAGCCGGCATCTTTTCCTGCATAACCGCTTGCACCCGGCTGCGATAGATCAAATAAATGACGGCGCCGGGCAGTGAACAGAGTGCGCTCAAAATCCGAAAGGCCAGATAGAGCGAGGCGTAACCAAACACCGCCCCACCACCATCCAACATACGGCAAACTTGGTCAAAGGCCGCCTCCCCTACCCCCAAACCACCAGGAGAGACCGGCAGCAACGAGGCGATCCATGCCCAAGGGGCGGCAAACATATAGTCCAGAGGCTGCAAGGGGGCGAGGGGCACCATCACCCGAGCAAATAAAATAAAGGTCCCTATAATCAAAACATGCATCACCATAGAGAGCAGCAGCACGGTTATCAAGGTGCCGATATTTTGCCGGTAGATGCGCACCGCCAACACCATGCGTTTAATGATCTCATAGAGTGGCCCTTGCAGCTCACCCTGCACAATACGCTGGAAAAAGGGGACCCGTCGAGCCAGTCGATAGAGCACCACCAGCACTATCGGGGCAATTGTGATGGAGCTGGCACTCACCCCCCACAGACCGCGCAAGACCGGTTCACGTAGCAGGCTCTCCTGCTGAAAAAGCCCGACCACGGTGCCCATGCAAAAGATGGAAAACAGCGCCACAAACCGGTCTGTAAAGACTGAAATCGCACCTTCGGTACGTTTTTCTGGGGCACTTTTAAAGGTGTAACCCAGACGAATCAGATCCGCACTCAGGATACCACCGGGCATAAAGGTGGTAAAAAAATTGGTAATAAAGACAATCTGCACCACCGCGCCAAAGCCCATATTGATCTGTTTAATCCGCAGCAACAGCCACCACCGCAGCGAGGCCACCATAAAGGCCAACAGGGTCAACAGCACCGCCAGCAGCAGGATAAAGGGGGTATGCATCAGCACCGGCATGGCCGCCAGATCCAGCTTATCCTCCCGTACCAACCATAGGATAGCGCCACTGGCGACGGCGATCTTAACCATCATAAAAAACAGCTTTTGCATGCCGTTTGATCCACTTTACCGTTAAGAGTCGGGCGCGGGTTTTGCGCCAAGCCCAGGTTTTACCACGAACACTTTGCTTTCGTGGAACATGCAAGAACCATACACGCTACGCTGAAGGCGGCGACTTATAGGGGAATCGCGTTAAAAATAGCGAGGATTTTGATAGACTTTACAAGGATCACGCAGATAGCGTCGGCAAAGCTGCACATACTCCCCCAGGGGCAGATTAAAAAAGCTCTCCACATAGGCCGGTTGGCCAGCAGTGGCGATAAAACGACTGTTCCAGGCGTTCATCCCCAACGCGAAGTGCCCCCAATCCCGCTGCTGCATTTGGGAGTGGTAGAGCGCAATCGCCGCCCGCTTTTGGGCAGATTGTGCGGTAATGTCAATGACGATATTGCTTATAATGGCGGTATAGATCTGGTAGGCCCACAGGTCGAGGGTGGGACTTAGCAGACCCTCTTCATGGGCCACCATCAGTAGTTCATTGGCACGCCGGTGGTCATCATGATCATCCAGCACAAAGGTGGTTAGCAGCCGTTGCGGCGCAAAGCCATTAATCACCGCCGCCAACTGCTGCGCCGCTTGGGCATGGGCGGGAATGGCATCCGCCAGCCAGCCCATAAAGTGACACTGAAAACCCACCTGTGCCGCCACCTGTTGGGCTTCGGCCTCGCGGATGGCGCACGCATCGGCAGAGCCTGAGCTTAGATAGACCACCAAAATCTCAGCCCCCCGCGCCTTGGCCAGCAATAGGGAACCACCAGGGCCGATCATCTCATCATCGGGATGGGGGGCGATCACCACCAAGCGCTGGCCTGGCAATCCATCCAACTGGATCGGTTTCAGGTTGCGTTTAAAGCGCAAGGTTGCCACCGCATCGGCGGCGCTTTGCAGATCCTCCAGCGCCAACCAATCCTTGATGAAAAAACGGTAACGTTTGCGGGTAAACAGCAGCGTTTTGAGACGCGCCATGGCAGGCTCCTTAAAACAGCCGTTTAAGCAGCGGCTTTAATGCCAGCATAGCCGCCGTCGGGGTGCGAAAATGGTGCAAAAACAGCCGATAGCTCTCAAAATGTCCGGTCGCCCAGCGCTGTTTGTAGGGTTCGTCCCCAGAGAGAAAGTTAAGCATACCCCCCTCACCCTGATTGAAGAGTTGGGCGATAAAGAGGTAGAGATGGGTTTTACCTGGGCTCAATTTGGCCAGCTTTTGCGCATAGACGGTACTAAAAAAGTCCACCTGCCCACCCCGTGGAAACCAGAGGATCATGTTGATAATCTCGCCATCCAAGCTAAGCAGCGAGAGGCGGCTCTGCCCCCCCAATGTCGCCCTAATATAAGCAAACCAAAGATCCACCTTCGCCTGCTCCGCCCCGTGGCTATAGTTGGCCCGGAAAAAGCGTTCGGCCTCTTCCAGGGGCGCTTGTGTGGTAATGCTTTCGCAACGCAAATCCCCCATGCTTTCCAAGCGGCGCTGCTCATAACGCAGCAATTTACGGTATTTGTTGGAGTGCAGGCGCTCCATGAGCGCATCCAAACCCTCCTCGGCCTGCCAGTGCAGATAGAGGTTAAGGGATGTCCGCTGGTGCTGCCAGCCACAGCGATCACGCAGCAGACTCTCTACCCCACCCTGCCACAGCAATGATGGAAAAAAGGCCATGCTAAAGGCGGCGCGGTGTTCGCACAGCGCCGCAGCCAGGGCGCTCTGGATTGCGGGTTGTACTGCTAGGTAAGGGGTATGAATATAGGGGGCCACATAATCCGAATACTCTTGACCAAACCCTTGTAAACGCCACCCCAGGGAGCGTTTACTCAACAGCAAGGGCCACCAACCGGCGATCTGACCCGCCCCATCGCGCACCAGCACGATAAAGGGGCGGGAACCCCGCGCTTGTTCCATATATTGCCAAGCCAGCGCAACCCATACCGGTTGGTTGTTATAATAGGCTGTGGCATTGTGCTGCCAAGGCTGCTGCGCGACCACGCTATGGGTAATCTGCACAAAGCTATTTACCTCGCGCACGATCTCCACGCTAAAAACCTGTTGGGGGGTTAGGGTCTGCATCAGGCGCCCAATCCTTTATGATGAGCCAAAACGACCTACAGCATACCTTGCTGCACACACACTGTCATGGTGGACTTTTTCCTAAGCTTTACGCCATAGTTGGGCAGCTTATTCCCTTTTGACTCGGTAGGAACGCCCCATGACCCATGGAATCGACCACCCCGCTCCCCTCTGCATCATTCCCGCGCGGGGGGGTAGCAAGCGCATACCCCGCAAAAACATTCGCCCCTTTATGGGCAAACCGTTGATTGCTTACAGCATTGAAGCAGCCTTGGCCACCGGGCTGTTTGCGCAGGTGGTGGTCTCTACCGATGATGCAGAGATCGCCCAAGTGGCCCAACACTATGGCGCGGCGGTACCCTTTATGCGACCGGCCCCTTTGGCCGATGATTTTACCACCACCGCCGATGTACTGCTGCACGCCCTGCACAGTTTGGGCGGCGCTCAGCAGCACCCGGCGCTCTGCTGCATCTATCCCACCGCGCCGCTGTTGCAACCCCAAGATCTGCGGGAGGCTTGGCAGCTCTTTCTTCAAAAACAGGCCCATACGGTGATGAGTGTCACCACCTTTGCTTTTCCCATTCAACGGGCGTTACGGGTCGAGCCCCACAGCGGCCAGTTGCAGATGATACAGCCCCAGCACCGAACCACCCGCAGCAACGATCTGGAAGAGGCCTACCACGACGCCGGGCAGTTCTACTGGCTGAATAGTGCGGCGTTGGTGGCATCGGGGCAGATTTATGGTGCCACCTGCTACCCACAGCGTTTGC
Protein-coding sequences here:
- a CDS encoding GNAT family N-acetyltransferase, with translation MQTLTPQQVFSVEIVREVNSFVQITHSVVAQQPWQHNATAYYNNQPVWVALAWQYMEQARGSRPFIVLVRDGAGQIAGWWPLLLSKRSLGWRLQGFGQEYSDYVAPYIHTPYLAVQPAIQSALAAALCEHRAAFSMAFFPSLLWQGGVESLLRDRCGWQHQRTSLNLYLHWQAEEGLDALMERLHSNKYRKLLRYEQRRLESMGDLRCESITTQAPLEEAERFFRANYSHGAEQAKVDLWFAYIRATLGGQSRLSLLSLDGEIINMILWFPRGGQVDFFSTVYAQKLAKLSPGKTHLYLFIAQLFNQGEGGMLNFLSGDEPYKQRWATGHFESYRLFLHHFRTPTAAMLALKPLLKRLF
- a CDS encoding PIG-L deacetylase family protein: MARLKTLLFTRKRYRFFIKDWLALEDLQSAADAVATLRFKRNLKPIQLDGLPGQRLVVIAPHPDDEMIGPGGSLLLAKARGAEILVVYLSSGSADACAIREAEAQQVAAQVGFQCHFMGWLADAIPAHAQAAQQLAAVINGFAPQRLLTTFVLDDHDDHRRANELLMVAHEEGLLSPTLDLWAYQIYTAIISNIVIDITAQSAQKRAAIALYHSQMQQRDWGHFALGMNAWNSRFIATAGQPAYVESFFNLPLGEYVQLCRRYLRDPCKVYQNPRYF
- the pseB gene encoding UDP-N-acetylglucosamine 4,6-dehydratase (inverting), whose amino-acid sequence is MPNPIIRPFDHDIDLNGQSILVTGGTGSFGRHFIKHVLQHFKPKRLIIYSRDELKQYEMQTDPAFMGHKCLRFFIGDVRDRARLESALREVDYVIHAAALKQVPTAEYNPMECIHTNVMGAENVVQASLANGIKRVIALSTDKAANPINLYGASKLASDKIFVAANHLSGSIGTRFSVVRYGNVVGSRGSVVPLFQRLVAEGVTELPITDIRMTRFWITLEQGVNFVLSSLAIMRGGEVFIPKIPSMRVVDLATALAPNTPHKVVGIRPGEKLHEVMITEDDARNTVDLDDRYVIEPTVVEWSRRSFLLDDGKPVDEAFSYTSDSNTEWLDRENLFTMLAQSGK
- a CDS encoding HAD family hydrolase, producing MAQPALCLDLDGTLADSLPVMRAIYGAFLAHFGVQGCETEFQRLNGPPLREICAILQQTYGLPGSVEALQQRYSDLLKEAPQQILAADGAEQVLQRANQAGWQVWVVTSSSRSHALAWLQQVGLSGWIAGVVGGDDVQHGKPHAEPYLRALALSGAVPQHCLAVEDSVQGATAALAAGVKTLLLAKQIPASLEGMDGKLSLIPHFAALLDEGVLALPQG
- a CDS encoding polysaccharide biosynthesis tyrosine autokinase; amino-acid sequence: MKDRERPAAMRPELPLLGASGLPGMPNSQPENEENVLSFGRLLSIFLRRKWQILFVTLIVALPMVMNIYSEAPRYRATATLLLEQKSSKLISIEDLYGVDSSGRDYFATQLQLIQSRKLAAEVVERERLDLTPEFNSRLREPEQESILARWIPKAWRTYLPVNIGTQENAAVDRAMRNQPLSEAELNGIISAVKAGIQTALVGRSQLIEVSFVSTNPKLAARIANSIIRTYIDQQLESRLQITQHAANWLTKRLEGLREQLEKSERELQLYQEVTGLVGTEDEQQRSSMQQIETVQAEQMQVSSRKRIAQAKLAETQAAIRRYAGRLHEVNIDGSDVYQDLKREQNRVERSMAELTERYGAKHPRIIRTRNELEQIHKKVAEEVIHAISAQEQQYRTLEREENALLSKLDSMKSGMRSNKKKTFQLNKLEREVAANRQLYDLFLRRFKETDVSEGMQTANARIVEEAQVPGRSFQPSRKFKILKAVLIGALLGMALAFLLEFMDHTFKTPDELEAESKVRVFALLPLLKLRNKKEMPEEMLIRHPKSNYSEAIRSLRTSVLFSDIDNSHQVITVTSSIPEEGKTTVAINMAQSFTQAGDRTLLIEADLRRPRLRKVFGISETQGVTAFLNELVEQTTHGIQEMRQGSLSKGEQGQPVSSVPEVNSEGGAKVEPLMDWDEGIEKKVQLDNLPPSFASPRQALENFERPARGGVALTEHSIYNLLAQIVETESGLHVMTSGPTPAFPSEILSSQLWKDMMSELCRRYDRIIIDAPPSLIVTDAQILGKQSDAVVFVVKASRANKGTVLNALRRLQHSQINVVGCVFNSVDMKRLSYYGSSYRYGYGYGYGYGYGYGYGSRSSYTAYGYGDDSKR
- a CDS encoding NUDIX hydrolase, translated to MAPSFTTTSFSKPPALVLGPDYCCPPALQQPVDALWAEQKQQRGERLTDGTLYHLAEIAPHQLILQSTRYRYYVARLERPHWVEEGLTIQPLAVTGLLSCADGIVLGQRGGQVITNPGYWELSPAGGLNQADPIAVLYEELHEELGLSPAMCDEPQLIGLLGNPDNGVHDLLYRLHTPLPGQAIRTHQQQQGSDEYGALRILAPTDLPRFLQQNRQQLVPELLPMLQLAKLLPGDFVL
- a CDS encoding GNAT family N-acetyltransferase, whose product is MQRAVPTTDAISFEVSLPVESHGQLVMAWRNDATTLAASYHQAPKQWAHFWPEYRDRYFDETVSPLFALWQGQRVAFLRFTHTPQHPLGLGGRCVDISINVAPQWRGQGLAVPILRAASRHLKGLGIDSVVAEVRANNGVSARVFEKAGYRFLGESSKTVADTGERVAIFRFVEDLTSPFWRQQGVYIIAEAGSNWRMGHPARDLAMGKALIDAAVVSGADAVKFQTYRPEKVYVANAGQSNYLAESGIKQDIRDIFADLAMPYSMIEDLAGYCKKAGIQFLSTGFSVEDFQAIDPWVPLHKIASYEISHLRLLDLAANSGKPLLLSTGASRAEDIAWAVERYHSQGGRDLCLLQCTAKYPAPLATVNSAVLPWLQRRYGVSVGLSDHSRDPITAPVAAVAQGARCIEKHYTLHNALPGPDHSFAITADELTQMVRRIREAEEVRGDGIKQVQPQEQELAAFARRGVQALQDIAPGEALLEGHNIAILRPGQQPLGVHPRLLEQMQGRIAQRAIPAGQGVQLGDWG
- a CDS encoding lysylphosphatidylglycerol synthase transmembrane domain-containing protein, producing the protein MQKLFFMMVKIAVASGAILWLVREDKLDLAAMPVLMHTPFILLLAVLLTLLAFMVASLRWWLLLRIKQINMGFGAVVQIVFITNFFTTFMPGGILSADLIRLGYTFKSAPEKRTEGAISVFTDRFVALFSIFCMGTVVGLFQQESLLREPVLRGLWGVSASSITIAPIVLVVLYRLARRVPFFQRIVQGELQGPLYEIIKRMVLAVRIYRQNIGTLITVLLLSMVMHVLIIGTFILFARVMVPLAPLQPLDYMFAAPWAWIASLLPVSPGGLGVGEAAFDQVCRMLDGGGAVFGYASLYLAFRILSALCSLPGAVIYLIYRSRVQAVMQEKMPA
- the pseC gene encoding UDP-4-amino-4,6-dideoxy-N-acetyl-beta-L-altrosamine transaminase, with product MNPERPFLPYGRQTIEADDVEAVSQVLLGDWLTGGPSVTAFEQALAAQVEAPHAVACANGTAALHLAMLALGIGPGDAVIVPTLTFLATANAARFVGAEVIFADVDPHTGLLGDATFAQALQRAGERPVRAVIPVHLNGQLCPELAQIAQRAKALGIAVVEDACHALGSRHHGPQGYLAGACRHSEMTVFSFHPVKTIAMGEGGAITTHNPQLAERLQSYRNHGMSRDPEHFTQPHEARDAQGELNPWYYEMTEPGFNYRASDLHCALGLSQLHKLGRFVAARQQLATLYHHKLAALAPILTPIPMVEGADPALHLFAVWIDFEQLGMSRGALMQALKAKGIGTQVHYLPVHRQPYYRRLGSIDLPGADAYYQGCLSLPFYPSLQEGDLDRVVQALAELWP